The segment TTTCGGGTGTTAAGCTAAACGAGACCTGAGATCAATTTTCTCAAGTCCGGTTTCGCAGAAACCGGCTTTTTGTGTAGAGAGGGTCAATAAATCCCCTCACCCTTTGACAGTAAGGCTTGTAGCAAGCCGTCGAGTGTATATTCCTGCGCTTCCACATCCACTCTTCCGAGTAATTCATAACAGGTTTTTGACGTCTGCGGACCAATTGAAGCAATTCGCACGTTATTTAGTAAGCTTTGCCAAGGTTGATCGCCACTGCGAGATTTGCGATCGAGTAACTGGCAAAAGTTTCGCACGGTTTTGGAACTGGCAAAGGTGACGATATCAATGCGCCTCTGTTGCAGTGCTTTCCATGCTTCCGGCGCGATCGCCTCGGGACAACCCGACTCATAAGCAGCAACTTCTTCCACAATCGCACCTTGAGTCGTAAACTCCGCAACTAATACTTCTCGTCCCCCAGTTTCCACCCGAGGAAACAAGATTTTTTGTCCCGATACATCTTCAGGAAATTGTTCCACCAGGGAATCTGCCACAAAATCTGGGGGAATATAATCTGCTGTCAAACTCCGTTGTTGTAAGGTTGCAGCGGTTTTTTTGCCAACGACTGCTATTTTAACGCCAGCAAGGATGCGGGTATCTTTTCCCTTGGCAAGGAGGCGATCGCAGAAGTAATCCACGGCATTGGCAGAGGTGAGAATTAACCAGTCAAACTCCGAAATTCGGGCGATCGCATCATCCAGAGACTCCCAACTAGAAGGAGGACGAATTTCCAAGGCAGGCATTTCAATCACCTGGGCACCCGCATCGGTTAGCATTTCAGTAAAGGTACTGGATTGTCCTGCCGATCGCGTGACGAGAACCGTTTTTCCCGTTAACCCCGAGGCAGAATTAGGGGAAGAATTTGCAGCGTGAGATGAATAGTTAGACATGGAAACAGAGTCAGCAGAATCGGGAGAGAGTGGACGACGAGAGGGGGAATCCGGAAGCAGATAGTCGCGCAATTTGACCACTTCGCCAATCACCATCACCGCAGGAGAGAGAGATTCCCCTCGGGTGCGATCGCGGATATCGGCAAAGGTCCCCGTCCAGACAACCTGCCGAGGGGTGCCACAAGCGCGAATAATGGCGATGGGAGTTTGAGGGGATTTGCCATGTTGCAGCAACTGCCGGAGGATTTCATCCAGTTGCCGAGTCCCCATTAAAATCACCAGGGTGGGGGTTCGCGTCAGGGTTTCCCAATCGAGGCGATCGCAATCATGTCCCGTCACCACGGTAAACGAGTGACTCATCACCGGATCCGTGAGGGGAATTCCGGCGAGTAATGGTCCCGCTAATGCCGAAGAAATGCCGGGAATGACTTCATAAGCACATCTTGCCGTCTTCAACGCCTGGATTTCCTCCGTACAGCGTCCGAAAATAAAGGGGTCTCCACTTTTGAGGCGAACTACCCGCTGGCCTTGCTGACATTGCGCCACCAGGAGGCGATCGATATCCCCCTGTTGCCAACTGGGTTGTCCACCGCGTTTGCCGACATGGATCCGTTGACAACCGGCAGGCGCTAATTGTAGCAAAGATTCATCAATCAGGGCATCATACACGACTGCCTCTGCTTCTGCCAACAATTGCCGCGATCGTACCGTTAAATAGGCAGCATCCCCAGGACCTGCACCCACCAAATAGACGATTCCCCCGGTTTCAGTCACAATTGCTTGTCCCTTTTGACATCCTCAGACGGTATCTTACCTTGATTGGGGTGGCACTGCTGCCTTTTATAGTATTTTCGATCAGGAGTGCTTCATCGAAAATCACCTGAAACCATGTCAACCTCCCCGCAAACCATCTCCCTCCTCTGTCCCACAAGAGGACGTCCGGAACAGGCATTAAGACTTGCTTTGAGCGTTTTAAACACCGCATCTCAACCCCAGCGAGTCGAACTGCTGTTTTATGTAGATGATGACGACAAGAAACAATCCGAGTATTTGGAACAGTTTAAAACCCATAAACCGAAATTGGACCGATTTCGCCGCTGTGGGTTTTTATTAGGAGAGGCGATCGGGATTTCCAAAGCATGGAACGAACTCGCCAGTCGCTGCGAAGGTAACCTCCTAATTATGGCAGCCGATGACCAAACCTACAACGATTTCGGATGGGACGATCGCCTCGACATCGAAACCCAGAAATATCCCGATGAAATCTTTTGTATGTGGTTCAACGAAGGACATTGGCAAGAAAAACTCTGTACCTTCCCCATCGTTTCCCGCAAATGGTGTCAAACATTAGGCTATTTTACCACCGGATTATTTGAATGCCTCTATGATGATATGTGGATTTGGGAAATTGCCAAACGAGTCGGCAGATTGCACTATATTCCCGATATTTTAACGGAACATTTACACTGGGGATATGGTAAAGCAGAACTAGATGAAACCTA is part of the Laspinema palackyanum D2c genome and harbors:
- the cobA gene encoding uroporphyrinogen-III C-methyltransferase; protein product: MTETGGIVYLVGAGPGDAAYLTVRSRQLLAEAEAVVYDALIDESLLQLAPAGCQRIHVGKRGGQPSWQQGDIDRLLVAQCQQGQRVVRLKSGDPFIFGRCTEEIQALKTARCAYEVIPGISSALAGPLLAGIPLTDPVMSHSFTVVTGHDCDRLDWETLTRTPTLVILMGTRQLDEILRQLLQHGKSPQTPIAIIRACGTPRQVVWTGTFADIRDRTRGESLSPAVMVIGEVVKLRDYLLPDSPSRRPLSPDSADSVSMSNYSSHAANSSPNSASGLTGKTVLVTRSAGQSSTFTEMLTDAGAQVIEMPALEIRPPSSWESLDDAIARISEFDWLILTSANAVDYFCDRLLAKGKDTRILAGVKIAVVGKKTAATLQQRSLTADYIPPDFVADSLVEQFPEDVSGQKILFPRVETGGREVLVAEFTTQGAIVEEVAAYESGCPEAIAPEAWKALQQRRIDIVTFASSKTVRNFCQLLDRKSRSGDQPWQSLLNNVRIASIGPQTSKTCYELLGRVDVEAQEYTLDGLLQALLSKGEGIY
- a CDS encoding glycosyltransferase family 2 protein yields the protein MSTSPQTISLLCPTRGRPEQALRLALSVLNTASQPQRVELLFYVDDDDKKQSEYLEQFKTHKPKLDRFRRCGFLLGEAIGISKAWNELASRCEGNLLIMAADDQTYNDFGWDDRLDIETQKYPDEIFCMWFNEGHWQEKLCTFPIVSRKWCQTLGYFTTGLFECLYDDMWIWEIAKRVGRLHYIPDILTEHLHWGYGKAELDETYQHKQVDADKKLKPAVYRDMDLYCRTVPYRETDARRIAAVMQGKVFLYPAELMVPGKSTIFDRRD